In one window of Blattabacterium sp. (Cryptocercus punctulatus) str. Cpu DNA:
- the recA gene encoding recombinase RecA yields the protein MNEKFEQKKRSLRLVLDKMDKIYGKGTVMRMGDTRIENLEIISSGSLSLDIALGIKGFPKGRIIEIFGPESSGKTTLALHAISQSQKIGGFAGFIDAEHAFDCVYAKKIGVDIEELIISQPDNGEQALEIVDNLIRSRIIDMIVVDSVAALTPKSEIEGEMGESKIGLQARLMSQALRKLTSSIGKSKSILIFINQLREKIGVYGNPEVTTGGNALKFYSSIRLDIRKGIQIKNGENILGNRTKVKVVKNKLSPPFKIAEFDIMYGEGISNIGEILDIGVNLGIIKKNGSWFHYGDIKLGQGRDSVKEFLKEKKNIRNEMKKNIINQHFQ from the coding sequence ATGAATGAAAAATTTGAACAAAAAAAAAGATCTTTAAGACTTGTATTAGATAAAATGGATAAAATTTATGGTAAAGGAACAGTAATGCGGATGGGAGATACACGTATAGAAAATTTAGAAATTATTTCTTCTGGATCTCTTAGTTTAGATATAGCATTAGGTATAAAAGGATTTCCTAAAGGTCGTATTATAGAAATATTTGGACCAGAATCTTCTGGAAAAACTACTTTAGCATTACATGCTATTAGTCAATCACAAAAAATTGGTGGATTTGCAGGATTTATCGATGCAGAACACGCTTTTGATTGTGTTTATGCTAAAAAAATTGGTGTAGATATCGAAGAATTAATTATTTCTCAACCAGATAATGGAGAACAAGCTCTTGAAATAGTGGATAATTTAATAAGATCAAGGATCATTGATATGATAGTTGTAGATTCAGTAGCTGCTTTAACTCCGAAAAGTGAAATTGAAGGAGAAATGGGAGAGTCTAAAATTGGCCTACAAGCAAGATTGATGTCACAAGCTTTGAGAAAGCTAACTTCTAGTATAGGAAAATCTAAGAGTATACTGATATTTATTAATCAATTAAGAGAAAAAATTGGAGTTTATGGTAATCCTGAAGTAACTACTGGAGGGAATGCTTTAAAATTTTATTCCTCTATACGTTTGGATATTCGAAAAGGAATTCAAATTAAGAATGGAGAAAATATTTTAGGAAATAGAACAAAAGTAAAAGTTGTAAAAAATAAACTTTCCCCTCCATTTAAAATTGCTGAATTTGATATTATGTATGGAGAAGGTATTTCAAATATAGGAGAAATTCTTGATATAGGAGTTAATTTAGGTATTATTAAGAAAAATGGATCTTGGTTTCATTATGGAGATATAAAATTAGGTCAAGGAAGAGATTCTGTAAAAGAATTTTTAAAAGAAAAAAAAAATATTAGAAATGAAATGAAAAAAAATATAATTAATCAGCATTTTCAATAG
- a CDS encoding lytic transglycosylase domain-containing protein codes for MKKIRNIMFFMLILKSLIIQSVSKSFIEQKSKINYNKSIPIQKFDINHIYIDNLWKKNIWNPKKIFFWKKKITHKIIKKTLIITNIDANELRSRINNLNQKSQIKILKYNTIIHASVESYLRMGKYIGKIISLSNFYFPMFEEKLEKYRIPKELKYIAIIESNLNPTITSKSGAQGIWQFMPKTGKIYNLHINNIYDERNDPFKSTEAACRYFKYLYNKIGNWELVLAAYNAGPSTIDKIIRLHNKKDFWSLWNFFPKETKNYIPKFIAINYIMNYYKEHNIQQPLYSHFRIRFNDTVLIPIKEKISLKSFSSEFNISYKDLMFLNPQYLVDIITPENGDKYFLRLPKGKISILKEK; via the coding sequence ATGAAAAAGATAAGAAATATTATGTTTTTTATGCTCATCTTAAAAAGTCTGATTATACAATCAGTATCAAAATCATTTATTGAACAGAAAAGTAAAATAAATTATAATAAAAGTATACCTATTCAAAAATTTGATATAAATCATATATATATAGATAATTTATGGAAAAAAAATATTTGGAATCCAAAAAAAATATTTTTTTGGAAAAAAAAAATTACTCACAAAATAATAAAAAAAACTCTTATTATTACTAATATAGATGCAAATGAATTAAGATCTAGAATCAATAATCTAAATCAAAAATCTCAAATAAAAATACTTAAATATAATACAATAATACATGCATCTGTAGAAAGTTATCTTCGTATGGGAAAATATATAGGAAAAATTATTTCCTTATCTAATTTTTATTTTCCTATGTTTGAGGAAAAATTAGAAAAATATCGTATACCAAAAGAATTAAAATATATTGCCATTATAGAATCTAATCTAAACCCTACCATTACATCTAAATCTGGAGCTCAAGGAATTTGGCAATTTATGCCTAAAACTGGAAAAATATACAATCTACATATTAATAATATTTATGATGAAAGAAATGATCCATTTAAATCTACAGAAGCGGCATGTCGATATTTTAAATATTTATATAATAAAATTGGAAATTGGGAATTAGTTTTAGCTGCCTATAATGCTGGTCCAAGTACCATAGATAAAATAATCCGACTTCATAATAAAAAAGATTTTTGGAGTTTATGGAATTTTTTTCCGAAAGAAACCAAAAATTATATTCCAAAATTTATTGCTATTAATTATATAATGAATTATTATAAAGAACATAATATACAACAACCCTTATATTCTCATTTTCGTATTAGATTTAATGATACCGTATTAATTCCAATAAAAGAAAAAATTTCTTTGAAAAGTTTTTCTTCCGAATTCAATATTTCTTATAAAGATTTAATGTTTTTAAATCCACAATATCTTGTAGATATTATTACTCCTGAAAATGGAGATAAATATTTTTTAAGATTACCAAAAGGTAAAATTTCTATTTTAAAAGAAAAATAA
- a CDS encoding twin-arginine translocase TatA/TatE family subunit, translated as MDLFFIFFILLGTFGTTEIVVIVILALLLFGGKKIPELMRGLGTGLKEFKKASENENPTEEK; from the coding sequence ATGGATTTATTTTTTATTTTTTTTATATTACTTGGAACATTTGGAACCACGGAAATTGTGGTTATTGTAATTCTTGCACTTTTACTTTTCGGTGGTAAAAAGATACCAGAATTAATGAGAGGATTAGGGACCGGGTTAAAAGAGTTCAAAAAAGCTTCTGAAAACGAAAATCCTACAGAAGAAAAATAG
- a CDS encoding sugar phosphate nucleotidyltransferase — translation MKIIIPMAGEGSRLRPHTLITPKPLIQILGKPILKRLLESLFKSIEILSIKEIVFIIGKVGKKIEKQLIKISNDIGFHKIVIYYQEKPLGTADALIKAKNSLIGPIIIAFSDTLFYNDDFKIIKNTKIENIIWTKKVKNPNLFGIVESDPSGIITRFIEKPKNNVSNLAIIGFYYFKNSSFLKKELQYILDHNIKNKQEYQLTSALENMRKKGIRFTSKQVQVWMDFGNKKRTISSNSKILSIESKKSELIHEKTIIKNSFIIRPCFIGENTIIENSIIGPYVSIGKFTKIKNSNIKKSLIQDYTIIQNVNIYNSIIGSYTSYIEMPKKVNLGDHSILNF, via the coding sequence ATGAAAATCATAATTCCTATGGCAGGTGAAGGATCCCGTCTTCGTCCCCATACTCTAATCACCCCTAAACCTTTGATCCAAATATTAGGAAAGCCAATTTTGAAAAGATTACTTGAAAGTTTATTTAAATCTATTGAAATTCTTTCAATAAAAGAAATAGTTTTTATTATAGGAAAAGTAGGAAAAAAAATAGAAAAACAATTAATAAAAATATCTAATGATATAGGATTTCACAAAATTGTGATATACTATCAAGAAAAACCATTAGGGACTGCTGATGCTCTTATTAAAGCAAAAAATTCTTTAATAGGACCTATCATTATTGCTTTTTCCGATACTTTATTTTACAATGATGATTTTAAAATTATAAAAAATACAAAAATAGAAAATATTATATGGACAAAAAAGGTTAAAAACCCAAATTTATTCGGAATTGTAGAAAGTGATCCATCCGGAATAATTACTCGGTTTATAGAAAAACCAAAAAATAACGTATCTAATTTGGCTATTATTGGTTTTTATTATTTTAAAAATAGTTCTTTCTTGAAAAAAGAATTACAATATATACTAGATCATAATATTAAAAATAAGCAAGAATATCAATTGACTTCTGCATTAGAAAATATGAGAAAAAAAGGAATTAGATTTACTAGTAAACAAGTTCAGGTATGGATGGATTTTGGAAATAAAAAAAGAACTATATCCTCTAATTCAAAAATATTATCTATTGAATCTAAAAAATCAGAATTAATTCATGAAAAAACAATTATAAAAAATAGTTTCATTATAAGACCTTGTTTTATAGGAGAGAATACAATAATTGAAAATAGTATTATTGGACCTTATGTTTCAATAGGAAAATTCACAAAAATAAAGAACAGTAATATAAAAAAATCTTTAATACAAGATTATACAATAATACAAAATGTAAATATTTACAATTCTATAATTGGTAGTTATACATCTTATATAGAAATGCCAAAAAAAGTAAATTTAGGAGATCATTCTATTTTAAATTTTTAG
- a CDS encoding deoxyuridine 5'-triphosphate nucleotidohydrolase — protein MYTKSYPSTSILKANIQDSVSIFFLERKLISTGFYFNFYKNFKKDFFIKKKFIDPVTICIIHILNKKKIKKKYSQYYKELKIIIINISLKKILIQPNEKIAIINIYPEIKIKWKKYFILNKSKRGYNSFGSTGI, from the coding sequence TTGTATACAAAAAGTTATCCATCAACATCTATTTTAAAAGCAAATATTCAAGATTCCGTTTCCATATTTTTTTTGGAAAGAAAGTTAATTTCAACGGGTTTTTATTTCAATTTTTATAAAAATTTTAAAAAAGATTTTTTTATAAAAAAAAAATTCATTGATCCTGTAACTATTTGTATAATCCATATTTTAAATAAAAAAAAAATAAAAAAAAAATATTCCCAATATTATAAAGAATTAAAAATAATTATAATAAATATTTCTTTAAAAAAGATTTTAATTCAACCTAACGAAAAAATTGCCATTATAAATATTTATCCAGAAATAAAAATAAAATGGAAAAAATATTTTATTTTAAATAAAAGTAAAAGAGGATATAATAGTTTTGGAAGTACCGGAATATAA
- a CDS encoding lipopolysaccharide biosynthesis protein, producing the protein MYKKKLLIQTIIYSIGFLFPKIMNYAFLKFFTKYLKREEFSLYTDMYALSFLVIGFLSFGLENTYFRFLSKKNNNKEVIFSTIVIIQFFITSFFLILSVNSIKYLISITGYKNHPEYFFMFFLIIFFDTICILPMAWIRANEMSLRYTTINVINILVQSIFIIYMFSFYRSLKMIFFIPKFYSYIFEWINSFTDKIGYIFFANMIASLSNFILIIPIFLRKVSIKKFNKILAKEMLNYGIPIMLGTIAFSINENLDKILIKRWLSDEINGSYSACYKIASFMNLYIRAFRLGIEPFFFKKSEDADAKYYYEEIIYIFIILGLIFYVLICGNITIIIDFLIDKKYHLAISIIPIVMMGNLFLGIYTNLSIFYKIIDKPIIGTYISLIGVFITILFNITFISIPNSSFMIPAWGTITSYGSMVLVLYFWSKKNFFKFYNTKIWNIILHLLFAFLLVLYIINNKNRIEINFFLQFLYIIIVFLFEKNNFFSKLK; encoded by the coding sequence GTGTATAAAAAAAAATTATTGATTCAAACCATCATCTATTCTATAGGATTTCTTTTCCCAAAGATTATGAATTATGCTTTTCTAAAATTTTTTACTAAATATTTAAAAAGAGAAGAGTTTTCACTTTATACAGATATGTATGCCTTATCCTTTTTAGTTATAGGATTTCTTTCTTTTGGATTAGAAAATACTTATTTTAGATTTTTATCCAAAAAGAATAATAATAAGGAAGTAATTTTTTCAACAATCGTTATTATTCAATTTTTTATTACCTCTTTTTTTTTAATACTTTCTGTAAATTCAATAAAATACTTAATTTCTATTACTGGATATAAAAATCATCCAGAATATTTTTTCATGTTTTTTTTAATTATATTTTTTGATACTATTTGTATTCTTCCTATGGCTTGGATTCGTGCTAATGAAATGTCTTTAAGATATACTACTATAAATGTTATAAATATATTAGTACAATCTATTTTTATAATATATATGTTTTCTTTTTATAGATCATTAAAAATGATTTTCTTTATCCCTAAATTTTATTCTTACATTTTTGAATGGATTAATTCTTTTACAGATAAAATAGGATACATATTTTTTGCAAATATGATTGCTTCTTTAAGTAATTTTATTTTAATTATTCCTATTTTTTTAAGGAAAGTTAGTATAAAAAAGTTTAATAAGATTTTAGCTAAAGAAATGTTAAATTATGGAATTCCTATTATGTTAGGAACTATAGCTTTTTCTATTAATGAAAATCTTGATAAAATATTAATTAAAAGATGGCTTTCCGATGAAATAAATGGATCTTATTCCGCTTGTTACAAAATAGCTTCTTTTATGAATTTATATATTCGTGCATTTCGATTGGGAATCGAACCTTTTTTTTTTAAAAAATCCGAAGATGCTGATGCAAAATATTATTACGAAGAGATTATTTATATATTTATTATACTAGGTTTAATATTTTACGTATTAATATGTGGAAATATTACCATTATCATAGATTTTTTAATCGATAAAAAATATCATCTGGCAATATCTATTATCCCAATAGTAATGATGGGAAATTTATTTTTAGGAATCTATACAAATCTATCCATTTTTTATAAAATTATAGATAAACCGATTATTGGAACTTATATATCCTTAATAGGTGTATTTATTACAATTTTATTTAATATAACATTTATATCAATTCCTAATAGTAGTTTTATGATACCAGCTTGGGGGACTATAACTTCTTATGGAAGTATGGTATTAGTTCTATATTTTTGGAGTAAAAAAAATTTTTTTAAATTTTATAATACAAAAATATGGAATATTATTCTTCATTTATTATTTGCTTTTTTATTAGTTTTATATATAATTAATAATAAAAATAGGATAGAAATTAATTTTTTTTTACAGTTTTTATATATAATTATTGTTTTTTTATTCGAAAAAAATAATTTTTTTTCTAAATTGAAATAA
- a CDS encoding ATP-dependent Clp protease proteolytic subunit, whose translation MNYHKKNSKEFIKFAVKDQKINSLFIDQYIKMMTPYIVEERKLNIAQMDVFSRLMMDRVIFLGTIIEDQIANIVQAQLLFLQSVDTSKDIQIYINSPGGNVHAGLGIYDTMQIVEPDVATICTGVAASMAAVLLCSGVKNKRSGLKHSRIMIHQPIGGTHGQASDIEITVREILKLKKELYEIISIHSGSPIEKIEKDSDRDYWMTSEEAKEYGMIDEVLKAKKI comes from the coding sequence ATGAATTATCATAAAAAAAATTCCAAAGAATTTATAAAATTTGCTGTAAAAGATCAAAAAATAAATAGTTTATTTATAGATCAATATATTAAAATGATGACTCCATATATTGTTGAAGAACGAAAATTAAATATAGCACAAATGGATGTTTTTTCTCGTTTAATGATGGATCGTGTTATTTTTTTAGGAACTATAATAGAAGATCAAATAGCTAATATTGTACAGGCACAACTGTTATTTCTTCAATCGGTAGATACCTCAAAAGATATACAAATCTATATTAATTCTCCTGGAGGGAATGTTCATGCTGGATTAGGAATATATGATACAATGCAGATTGTTGAACCTGACGTAGCAACTATTTGTACAGGAGTAGCTGCTTCTATGGCCGCTGTTTTACTTTGTTCTGGAGTAAAAAATAAAAGATCTGGATTAAAACATTCTAGAATTATGATTCATCAACCTATAGGTGGGACACATGGGCAAGCTTCAGATATTGAAATTACCGTTCGTGAAATTTTAAAATTAAAAAAAGAACTTTATGAAATTATTTCTATACATTCAGGATCTCCAATTGAAAAAATTGAAAAAGATTCAGATAGAGATTATTGGATGACTTCTGAAGAGGCTAAAGAATATGGTATGATTGACGAAGTGCTAAAGGCTAAAAAAATATAA
- a CDS encoding HDIG domain-containing metalloprotein, which yields MFIFNKKYESRIWNKKKYYGLIIGLFLMISIILKILFLYLFYFQSKIFQNNKKINFLIIHILLIFLITILTIRYHYKKLYLIPFCIFPISIRTFFNINLSLIIHLITILLLSLITPNSSEFIFLQVITGFLVILTTKKNIYKITNLFFSVGKIIITYIITFCSLTLIRKGSLENISLNTFYLFFLSGILTLLVHPLIFFFEKLLNITSDISLLEFSDINTPILRLLSKKAPGTLQHVLTVANIAEEAAISIGANSLLAKIGAIYHDIGKISNSIFFIENQYNNTLNPHENISPKESAKIILEHVTIGIKLAKKHHLPDLIMDFIRTHHGNRIIHFFYEKQKKIYPNLIIDEKQFQYSGPKPFSKEMAIVMICDSVEAASKSIKNPSNKDLENIVENIINKQKKENQFSNVNITFKEIEKIKKVLKKKLINIYHTTRIEYPI from the coding sequence ATGTTCATTTTTAATAAAAAATATGAATCTAGAATATGGAATAAAAAAAAGTATTATGGTTTAATTATAGGATTATTTTTAATGATAAGTATAATATTAAAGATATTATTTTTATATCTTTTTTATTTTCAAAGTAAAATATTTCAAAATAATAAAAAGATAAATTTTTTAATAATCCATATATTATTGATATTTTTAATAACAATCTTAACTATAAGATATCATTATAAAAAATTATATTTAATACCATTTTGTATTTTTCCTATCAGTATTCGTACCTTTTTTAATATAAATTTAAGCCTTATTATCCATTTAATAACAATTTTATTATTATCCTTAATTACACCAAATAGTTCTGAATTTATTTTTCTTCAAGTTATTACAGGCTTTTTAGTGATTCTAACAACAAAAAAAAATATTTATAAAATAACTAATTTATTTTTTTCAGTAGGTAAAATAATTATTACTTATATAATTACTTTTTGTTCACTTACTCTAATTCGTAAAGGATCCTTAGAAAATATTTCCTTAAATACTTTTTATCTATTTTTTTTGAGTGGAATATTAACTTTATTGGTTCATCCATTAATATTTTTTTTTGAAAAATTATTAAATATTACTTCAGATATTTCATTATTAGAATTTTCTGATATAAATACTCCAATATTAAGATTACTATCTAAAAAAGCACCAGGAACTTTACAACATGTTTTAACTGTTGCAAATATTGCAGAAGAAGCAGCTATTTCTATTGGAGCTAACTCTTTATTAGCAAAAATAGGAGCTATTTATCATGATATTGGAAAAATTTCAAATTCTATATTTTTTATTGAAAATCAATATAATAATACACTTAATCCCCATGAAAATATAAGCCCAAAAGAAAGTGCTAAAATTATATTAGAACATGTTACAATTGGAATTAAATTAGCTAAAAAACATCACTTACCTGATCTCATTATGGATTTCATCCGAACACATCATGGAAATCGTATTATTCATTTTTTTTATGAAAAACAAAAAAAAATATATCCAAATCTGATAATAGATGAAAAACAATTTCAATATTCTGGACCTAAACCATTTTCTAAAGAAATGGCTATTGTTATGATTTGTGATTCTGTTGAAGCTGCTTCCAAAAGCATCAAAAATCCATCTAACAAAGATTTAGAAAATATAGTAGAAAATATTATTAATAAACAAAAAAAAGAAAATCAATTTTCTAATGTAAATATTACTTTTAAAGAAATAGAAAAAATAAAGAAAGTTCTTAAAAAAAAATTGATAAATATTTATCATACTACTAGAATTGAATACCCAATTTAA